A genomic region of Microbacterium schleiferi contains the following coding sequences:
- a CDS encoding DUF5993 family protein codes for MDTLIFGVLLTVALLIIFSKSRWLVIGSWAVGALAVLGLFAYHASDVLELSF; via the coding sequence GTGGACACCCTCATCTTCGGCGTGCTGCTTACGGTCGCGCTCCTGATCATCTTCTCCAAGAGCCGGTGGCTGGTCATCGGCTCGTGGGCCGTGGGCGCGCTTGCCGTGCTCGGATTGTTCGCCTACCACGCGAGCGACGTGCTGGAGCTGAGCTTCTGA
- a CDS encoding disulfide bond formation protein B, producing the protein MAGSLVVRKLAFWAFVAFLVAYVGILSMAMFVFQFGLGELPCPLCILQRMGMMLASLGALYVVVRALRGELLLRELATGLGLAILGAIVGAAISIRQILLHILPGDPGYGEAVLGLHLYTWALITFAVVIVFAGVVAVFAQDVLPVAPATPWLRTLAWVVVWAFVATIAINLVVVFAEEGFNWVLPDDPSRYLLFG; encoded by the coding sequence ATGGCTGGGTCGCTCGTCGTCCGCAAGCTCGCGTTCTGGGCCTTCGTGGCCTTCCTCGTCGCCTATGTCGGCATCCTCTCGATGGCGATGTTCGTCTTCCAGTTCGGGCTCGGCGAACTGCCGTGCCCGCTGTGCATCCTGCAGCGGATGGGGATGATGCTGGCGAGCCTCGGCGCTCTCTACGTCGTCGTTCGGGCGCTGCGCGGCGAACTCCTGCTGCGCGAGCTCGCGACGGGCCTCGGACTTGCCATTCTCGGCGCGATCGTGGGCGCGGCGATCTCGATCCGCCAGATTCTGCTGCACATCCTGCCCGGTGACCCGGGCTACGGCGAGGCTGTCCTGGGCCTGCATCTGTACACCTGGGCGCTGATCACCTTTGCCGTCGTCATCGTGTTCGCGGGTGTCGTAGCGGTGTTCGCGCAGGATGTGCTGCCGGTGGCCCCCGCCACTCCCTGGCTGCGCACTCTCGCGTGGGTTGTGGTCTGGGCGTTCGTTGCCACGATCGCGATCAACCTTGTCGTTGTCTTCGCCGAGGAGGGCTTCAACTGGGTGCTTCCCGACGACCCGTCGCGGTATCTGCTTTTCGGCTGA
- a CDS encoding aminotransferase class I/II-fold pyridoxal phosphate-dependent enzyme — protein sequence MPLLADAGYALDLAGIEAALAGGARAVLLCNPHNPTGTVHARETLAELAEIAARHGAIVVSDEIHAPLVHAPATFTPFLSVSPVAASVGYAVASASKAFNLAGLKCALMLTAADDTRHVVQSLPKEVEWRTGHFGALAGIAAFASESDAWLDALLAALDTNRRLLADLLAEHVPAARYTIPDAGYLAWIDLSDLGWGDDPAERILTGARVALHHGPTFGDEGRGFVRLNFGCSPEVLRDAIDRIGALSR from the coding sequence GTGCCGCTCCTGGCGGATGCCGGCTACGCGCTCGACCTGGCAGGGATCGAGGCTGCCCTCGCGGGCGGGGCTCGCGCTGTGCTGCTGTGCAATCCGCACAATCCCACCGGCACTGTCCACGCGCGCGAGACGCTCGCAGAGCTCGCCGAGATCGCGGCGCGCCACGGCGCGATCGTCGTCAGTGACGAGATCCACGCGCCGCTGGTGCACGCTCCCGCGACCTTCACGCCGTTTCTGAGCGTTTCTCCGGTGGCGGCATCCGTCGGATACGCGGTAGCGAGCGCGAGCAAGGCCTTCAATCTCGCGGGACTCAAGTGCGCGCTCATGCTCACCGCGGCAGATGACACGCGACATGTCGTGCAGAGCCTGCCGAAGGAAGTCGAGTGGCGAACCGGTCATTTCGGCGCGCTGGCGGGCATCGCCGCTTTTGCTTCGGAAAGCGATGCGTGGCTGGATGCGTTGTTGGCCGCTCTCGACACGAACCGGCGTCTGCTTGCTGACCTCCTGGCCGAGCACGTTCCGGCGGCGCGGTACACGATCCCCGACGCCGGCTACCTCGCCTGGATCGACCTGTCGGACCTCGGGTGGGGAGATGACCCCGCGGAGCGCATCCTCACGGGCGCTCGCGTCGCGCTGCACCACGGGCCGACGTTCGGCGATGAGGGGCGAGGGTTCGTGCGACTCAACTTTGGATGTTCGCCCGAGGTCCTGCGCGACGCGATCGACCGCATCGGCGCCCTCTCTCGCTGA
- a CDS encoding biotin transporter BioY codes for MTTAAAPMPTTRVLADVIARPTSRARALATDAGLVLAGVAVVALLAKVSFFIGPIPITGQTLGVILVGAALGSARGAAAMTTYMFVGLLGLPVFAGPVAGPAYLLAPSFGFILGFIPAAFVAGWFAERSWDRKPLLAFAGFVVASIIPFVIGVPYMAFILSTVMGQQISPAGVLDAGLWPFIVPGLIKAGFAALLIPGAWAVVRRIDAAKKG; via the coding sequence ATGACGACTGCCGCCGCACCGATGCCGACCACCCGGGTTCTTGCCGATGTCATCGCTCGCCCCACCTCGCGCGCCCGTGCGCTCGCGACCGACGCGGGCCTCGTACTCGCCGGTGTCGCCGTCGTGGCGCTGCTGGCGAAGGTGTCGTTCTTTATCGGTCCGATCCCGATCACGGGGCAAACCCTGGGCGTCATCCTCGTCGGCGCAGCCCTCGGCTCGGCTCGGGGCGCTGCCGCGATGACGACGTACATGTTCGTCGGTCTGCTGGGCCTGCCGGTCTTCGCGGGGCCCGTGGCCGGTCCCGCCTACCTGCTGGCGCCGTCGTTCGGGTTCATCCTGGGCTTCATTCCTGCGGCGTTCGTCGCGGGGTGGTTTGCCGAGCGTTCCTGGGATCGCAAGCCGCTGCTCGCCTTCGCGGGATTCGTGGTCGCGAGCATCATCCCGTTCGTCATCGGCGTGCCCTACATGGCCTTCATCCTGTCGACCGTGATGGGTCAGCAGATCTCGCCGGCGGGTGTGCTGGATGCCGGACTGTGGCCGTTCATCGTCCCGGGCCTCATCAAGGCGGGCTTTGCTGCCCTGCTGATCCCCGGCGCGTGGGCCGTAGTGCGGCGGATCGACGCCGCCAAGAAGGGCTGA